In Xanthomonas sp. SI, the following are encoded in one genomic region:
- the ompR gene encoding two-component system response regulator OmpR, whose amino-acid sequence MNDAPARLLLVDDDERLRELLRRYLESQDFSVKAVADGAQLQQALARGHYDLVVLDLMLPGENGLEICRRLRGQGDTTPIVMLTAKGDEIDRIVGLEIGADDYLPKPVNPRELLARIRAVLRRTGPAGAGAPQPDGGEIGFGRFRLHLGRRELSRDGQPLKLTTAEFAVLSVLLRHPQQPLSRDRLMSLAHGREHDAFARSIDVTVARLRKLLEDDARTPRLIQTVWGIGYVYVPPQAAP is encoded by the coding sequence CTGCCCGCCTGCTCCTGGTCGACGACGACGAACGTCTGCGCGAACTGCTGCGCCGCTATCTGGAAAGCCAGGACTTTTCGGTGAAGGCGGTGGCCGACGGCGCCCAGTTGCAGCAGGCGCTGGCGCGCGGCCATTACGACCTGGTGGTGCTGGACCTGATGCTGCCAGGCGAGAACGGCCTGGAGATCTGCCGGCGCCTGCGCGGCCAGGGCGACACCACGCCGATCGTGATGCTCACCGCCAAGGGCGACGAGATCGACCGCATCGTCGGCCTGGAGATCGGCGCCGACGACTACCTGCCCAAGCCGGTCAACCCGCGCGAGCTGCTGGCACGGATCCGCGCGGTGCTGCGCCGTACCGGACCGGCCGGCGCCGGCGCACCGCAGCCGGACGGCGGCGAGATCGGCTTCGGCCGCTTCCGCCTGCACCTGGGCCGGCGCGAACTCAGCCGCGACGGACAGCCGTTGAAACTGACCACCGCCGAGTTCGCGGTGCTGTCGGTGCTGCTGCGGCATCCGCAGCAGCCGCTCAGCCGCGACCGCCTGATGAGCCTGGCGCACGGCCGCGAACACGACGCCTTCGCGCGCAGCATTGACGTCACCGTGGCGCGATTGCGCAAGTTGCTCGAAGACGACGCGCGCACGCCGCGGCTGATCCAGACCGTGTGGGGCATCGGCTACGTCTACGTGCCGCCGCAGGCCGCGCCATGA
- a CDS encoding ATP-binding protein: MSRIRRTGDGWPRSLFGQLALVIALVLAGAGLMALLLGRELALRPAAQQLLRTLDGFANVAEALQRSPSAAALEPALHEAGLQVRHDPPPAAKRAGVLADEVQRRAAGQLGPGRELRRGEDGAMWLKLATPDPLWVAFSGERRGHGVRRFSVALLAACALLVWLAAAYFARRLVLPLRQLALAAPHIVRGDGAVPIAGGGPREVNDLARALADASADVRNAAAERSLLLAGISHDVRTPLTRLQYALALLPQVEPELRDGMERDIGEIDAILAQFIAYARDGRDEASAPLDLSELCRHALGATRAAWEVELPEQAPLYAKPMALQRALGNLIGNAERHGAAPFQLRLARDGDGWRIEVRDHGPGLDPALAASAQQPFVHGGHGGSGLGLAIVERVARQHHGELRLDNAAPHGLRATLRVREA, encoded by the coding sequence ATGAGCCGCATCCGCCGCACCGGCGATGGCTGGCCGCGTAGCCTGTTCGGGCAACTGGCGCTGGTGATCGCGCTGGTACTGGCCGGCGCCGGCCTGATGGCGCTGCTGCTCGGCCGCGAACTGGCACTGCGTCCTGCCGCGCAACAGCTGCTGCGCACGCTGGACGGGTTCGCCAATGTCGCCGAGGCGCTGCAGCGCTCGCCATCGGCCGCGGCGTTGGAGCCGGCCCTGCACGAGGCCGGGCTGCAGGTCCGGCACGATCCGCCGCCGGCCGCCAAGCGCGCCGGCGTGCTGGCCGACGAAGTGCAACGGCGCGCCGCCGGTCAGCTCGGCCCGGGGCGGGAACTGCGCCGCGGCGAAGACGGTGCGATGTGGCTCAAGCTGGCCACGCCCGATCCGCTGTGGGTGGCGTTCTCCGGCGAACGCCGCGGCCATGGCGTGCGCCGCTTCTCGGTGGCATTGCTGGCCGCCTGCGCGCTGCTGGTCTGGCTGGCCGCGGCCTATTTCGCACGGCGCCTGGTGCTGCCACTGCGGCAACTGGCCCTGGCGGCGCCGCATATCGTACGTGGCGACGGCGCCGTGCCGATCGCTGGCGGCGGCCCGCGCGAGGTGAACGACCTGGCGCGCGCCCTGGCCGATGCCAGTGCCGACGTCCGCAACGCCGCAGCCGAGCGCAGTTTGCTGCTGGCCGGCATCTCGCACGACGTGCGCACGCCGCTGACCCGCCTGCAATACGCGCTCGCGCTGCTGCCGCAGGTGGAGCCGGAGCTGCGCGACGGCATGGAGCGCGACATCGGCGAGATCGACGCGATCCTGGCGCAGTTCATCGCCTATGCCCGCGACGGCCGCGACGAAGCCAGCGCGCCACTGGACCTGTCCGAACTGTGCAGGCATGCGCTGGGTGCGACGCGCGCGGCCTGGGAGGTCGAACTGCCGGAGCAGGCGCCGCTGTACGCCAAGCCGATGGCGCTGCAGCGCGCGCTCGGCAACCTGATCGGCAATGCCGAGCGCCACGGCGCCGCACCGTTCCAGTTGCGCCTGGCGCGCGACGGCGATGGCTGGCGCATCGAGGTGCGCGACCACGGCCCTGGGCTGGATCCGGCACTGGCCGCAAGCGCGCAGCAACCTTTCGTGCACGGCGGCCACGGCGGCAGCGGATTGGGCTTGGCGATCGTCGAGCGCGTCGCCCGCCAGCACCACGGCGAACTGCGCCTGGACAACGCCGCCCCGCACGGGCTGCGCGCGACCCTGCGGGTGCGCGAGGCATGA
- a CDS encoding alpha/beta hydrolase, producing the protein MTSFARILLGVTLLLTALHAAALHAQDGRLRERLRERLAQSATAPRAPLPEGARVLRDVAYGADPAQRFDVYLPVNARNAPLIVMVHGGGWANGDKDNPGVAANKVAHWLPQGYALVSVNYRLLPQATPLQQAGDVALAVAKVQALAAGWGADGARMVLMGHSAGAHLVALLDLSPTLLAQAGAHAPLATVALDSAAMDVEQVMQARHLPLYDRAFGSQRSDWIAASPYHQMGSAAPPLLAVCSSRRADACAQARHLADKATARRIRVEVLPQDRSHAEINHDLGLPSAYTDAVDAFLRSLR; encoded by the coding sequence ATGACCTCGTTCGCCCGCATCTTGCTCGGTGTAACCCTGCTGCTGACCGCGCTGCACGCCGCAGCGCTGCATGCGCAGGATGGCCGCCTGCGCGAACGGCTGCGCGAGCGTCTGGCGCAGTCGGCCACCGCGCCGCGCGCGCCGTTGCCTGAGGGAGCGCGCGTGCTGCGCGATGTCGCCTACGGCGCCGATCCAGCGCAACGTTTCGATGTCTACCTGCCCGTCAATGCGCGCAACGCGCCGCTGATCGTGATGGTGCACGGCGGCGGCTGGGCGAACGGCGACAAGGACAATCCCGGCGTCGCCGCCAACAAGGTCGCGCACTGGTTGCCGCAGGGCTACGCGCTGGTGTCGGTGAACTACCGCCTGCTGCCGCAGGCCACGCCGCTGCAACAGGCCGGCGATGTCGCCCTCGCGGTGGCCAAGGTGCAGGCGCTGGCCGCAGGCTGGGGCGCCGATGGCGCGAGGATGGTGTTGATGGGGCACTCGGCCGGCGCGCACCTGGTGGCTCTGCTGGACCTGTCGCCGACGCTGCTGGCGCAGGCCGGCGCGCACGCGCCGCTGGCCACCGTGGCGCTGGACAGCGCCGCAATGGACGTGGAGCAGGTGATGCAGGCGCGGCACCTGCCGCTGTACGACCGCGCCTTCGGCAGCCAGCGCAGCGACTGGATCGCCGCCTCGCCGTATCACCAGATGGGCAGCGCCGCGCCGCCGCTGCTGGCGGTGTGTTCCAGCCGCCGCGCCGACGCCTGCGCGCAGGCCCGGCACCTGGCCGACAAGGCGACGGCGCGGCGGATTCGCGTCGAGGTGCTGCCGCAGGACCGCAGCCACGCCGAGATCAACCACGACCTGGGCCTGCCCTCGGCCTATACCGACGCGGTGGACGCGTTCCTGCGCTCGTTGCGCTGA
- a CDS encoding NAD-dependent deacylase has translation MLSSAYNADTVAAFIQGARRLLVLTGAGMSAESGVPTFRGQDDSLWARFDPQQLATEEAWRADPALVWGWYRWRMAIVAQAQPHAGHHALVRLAGLKSTTLATQNVDDLHQRAGSEVAAHVHGRLSALRCGDCSQTWHGLLPPIDVQAPTQRLAPPVCAACGGAVRPGVVWFGEALPAADWARAESAADAADLVLVIGSSGLVYPAAGLPLRAKERGAYVVEINPEPSGLSSRADLHWRDSAAVALPLLLQRWPAG, from the coding sequence ATGCTCAGCTCCGCCTACAACGCCGATACCGTTGCCGCCTTCATTCAGGGCGCGCGCCGCCTGCTGGTCCTCACCGGCGCGGGCATGTCCGCCGAGAGCGGCGTGCCGACCTTCCGTGGCCAGGACGACAGCCTGTGGGCACGCTTCGATCCGCAGCAGCTGGCCACCGAAGAGGCGTGGCGGGCGGACCCCGCGCTGGTCTGGGGTTGGTACCGCTGGCGCATGGCGATCGTCGCCCAGGCGCAGCCGCACGCCGGACACCACGCGCTGGTGCGCCTGGCCGGACTGAAGAGCACCACCCTGGCGACCCAGAACGTGGACGACCTGCACCAGCGCGCCGGCAGCGAGGTCGCCGCGCATGTGCATGGGCGCTTGTCGGCGTTGCGCTGCGGCGACTGCAGCCAGACCTGGCACGGCCTGCTGCCGCCGATCGACGTACAGGCGCCGACCCAGCGCCTGGCGCCGCCGGTGTGCGCGGCCTGCGGCGGCGCGGTGCGTCCGGGTGTGGTGTGGTTCGGCGAGGCGCTGCCGGCCGCCGACTGGGCGCGTGCCGAGAGCGCTGCCGATGCGGCCGACCTGGTGCTGGTAATCGGCAGCTCCGGCCTGGTCTATCCGGCGGCCGGGCTGCCGCTGCGCGCCAAGGAGCGCGGCGCCTACGTGGTCGAAATCAACCCCGAGCCCAGTGGCCTGTCCTCGCGCGCCGACCTGCACTGGCGCGACAGTGCGGCGGTGGCCTTGCCGCTGTTGTTGCAGCGCTGGCCGGCGGGCTGA